ttacaagcgAGACTCATATcctattataatgaaataaaaattgtaatagCTAATAGAGGAGTATAGGTAATCTTATAACGTGAACCGAACCGAACATGTAATTTCCTAATTGATAAGTGAAGGTGTGCACCACTGCATGACCACCTtcattatgtaatttttttttatagaaaaatcATAGTATTCTTAGTCTACTGATCATGAGTAATTTTATTCAAGTATTGCATTGTAAATCTGACCACGATCACAATAAACTTCAAGTGAGGTCTGAACCCCTACCATGTATATGACACTGAAAGTCGAGTTCTCTGGTAATTTATAATAACTAAGGGATGGACATTATTAGTGGGGCCCACAACCCCACAACGAAAATTGCATTCAGTTGAGTAACTTATTATACTTTATTTATGTCACCCTTAATCTTGGGGCCCACAAGAATCTCATGCAGCGTCCCATATgctgcatgcatgcatgcacaaGTTGCATGCCCCTCTTCTTGGGCAAGATGTCCAATACAAATTAATCTCACAATTTTAAACCTCTCGGGCCATCGTAAAATCAATTAATCCGGTTATGCATATCTGATCTAATCTTTCActattatttaaaagaaatttgtattttattatcatcactattttttaatattttttcagttataaggATGAAccattttctaatatttatttttgttgttaCACTAATTACGAAAAGCTCTCCTACGTTCATGGATCATATAAcaacaatcttttttttaaaaaaaaaagaccaccGCTTTATTTCCTCAAAAATTTCCTCCATCATCTCCTCTACTAtgcattttgtttttaaataaGCAAATTCAAGAAGAATTCAAAAagttgggaaaaaaaacaattgcAAAAACGTGAGAGTACGCGCGGGGGACGCatagtgtatatatacatatactcgTTAAAGGGTAGTATAaatattgttatatatatattttttacaatTGCATGGGAACTGCtaaaatttcattattaatTGAAGATTAATCGACTACGGACTAAACCAATGAACGTAATGTGAAGTGGGCATGTTTTTCTTTTACGTACATTGTTCGTGTGACTTGTCCATTGCCGACATTCATTATGCCTACGCAATAAAGAAATGAACTTATATATTCAAACCGCAAAAAATAATTCAGAGGCCGAAAGCAAACAGACAAATTCAGGAAGAAGTTTATTTCAACCGCTTTGATGTATTTGGCCTAGTAAGAGTGTCCAATCAAATCTTATATTACCCTCGATTGATCGGTCTAACATTTTTCAAGGGGAAGTTGACGGTGCAATTAATCACTTTTTGGtgcaattattttttagttgTTTTTAAAGTTAGACTGCAATTATTGacgaattaataaataatttaacatcTAACGGTTTAAAAAGTGATTTGCATcatgtaataattatatagtgAATTTTCTCCTAAGATCTTGATTGTAATGTTTTTATTTCTTCCAAGCAGAttgactttctttttttatttcattttgggtAGAATATATCTGCTCATACTTCAATTTTTGGAAAGAACCAGAGTGTtatagagtttttttttttctttctgttgCTAGCGTGTTATAGAGTTTCGACGCAGGGCAAAGAAGAGAGTCGAGATTGACATATATGTGTGTCGCaagcaaaaagaaataaaaaagaaaattacatatatgtatgctaattataatttatatcattttttatacAGGATAGAAATTAATGGTAATAAGACTTTTGCAATGGTCACTTTGATTTGCTTCGACCCGAAGAAGGTTATTTGTGTCCAAGGAAAGCAAACTAATCAAATAAAATGTGAAACACGTAAGAATTTTTATAAAAGCATTCCTCTCTTTGACGTCACCTTGTGCCTCCGCCGACCAACAATTTTATTCCCATAGTTATCTATACTAATATATGGAAAATTCTTACATGACTCGGGTCATCTGACACAAGATCATTACAGCCGTCCACTCATGAGTAGAACGCGAAACCCACGCGAAGTGGACGGCTGTGATTCCTGTATCACATGACACGAGATCATATAAGAGAGTGGAACAGGCCCACGTAGAGTGGACGGCTGTGATTCTCATGGCACCTGACACGAGATCATATAAGACCCTGCGTATATAAAGCCGAAGATGGGACTTTCGTCGCACTTTTCATTTCCGATATTATCCCATGCATTGTATGAGTAAAATAATAACAACCATCAAATTAgggataaaattataaaaattacaacaaataACTAACCACTGCATACTCACATACCCcttttctctcatttcttCCTATTTTCTCTCTTAACTGATAGATTATTCACTAATCCTATCTCACCACGTAGTGGTaagttttcttaatttaagtAAGCTTATTGGTTCGTCCTCACCAAAACATTATGAGGTAGGATCATTTagcttgcgtttggttttcgagttggattATGATCCAActtaacttgattttgtgtaaTGATTACAAGTATTGACAATGGATGggtaagaatatatttatgtatgtatatagatgtgaaaataaatgaaaattttattattaaaaaatgattataaaaatggttaggaaaaagtatgagtaaaaatttattattaaattgataaaaagacaaaacaaTAATGATTATAGTATTGAATTTGTGGAATAATATAATTGAGTTGAGtagagtaaaattttttatttaaaaaccaaacaaataTACATCGCATTTGgtaataaaattaagtttgatttaatttgatttagtttgtttTGAGgagataaaaacaaaaatagttgggaaaaatatgtgagagaatttgaagaaaaatattaaaaaaagtaatgattgtgttgttgaattgagaataAAATGTgtaatagttgagaaaatttaatattaaaaaattaatttaaataatagataaggaaaaaatgacaaaacatttaaagaaaataataataataataataatttcctcTCTTATCTATTCCGTCCaacttttgtttctttttggCTTTTATCTTAATATATTGGATGCATCAATTTTTTCGGTGGAGATGGGATGCATCAatttcgtttttcttttttcttttttcaaataatgGTTGCACCTATTTTTTTGTCAAGAGTTAAATTTAGTAATTTACatcaacatatataatatttacaaaCATAAAAAATAGTGTTTATTCAATAACTTGGGTAGCACATATTCTAACTTCATAAATTCATGTAAAagttaatgaaataaaattatttaataatttccaCGAGGTATTGCGAGTCAGCATCGTCTATAACTTTTTATGGGTCATCAAGTGATAACTTAgtagcaaaatatatataaaaaaatattgagcTTAGGAAATGATATATCGcattaacaaataaattaatcaaatatatattatctattaCTATTATAAAGCAAAAGTCTGTCATTTCGTCTCACTTTTCTCTTTCAAAAATGCCCTTGAgatttatttttcaacttACAAGAGCCACATAGTTAAgattagaaaagtaaattacaaGATAACAACATCCTCACTAACATCACTATTCTCCGTATTTTCCTCTCTTATTGCTCTCTCCTAATGAAACATGTTCCTTTCTCTACCCTCccttaattttgtttttcaaagTCATATGCAGgcggaaaaaaaattcaaatttttaaatatcatttttaaaattttgtttgtGCGTAGCACGAGTACATTTGTCTAGTTTATAATAAAGGAGAATTTATTCAACAAAAATTGTTTCGTGACAAGATTGGTCACACAACACTACATCGCAAGGGTAGATATTTCAATGATATCCAATAAAATAAGATCAGCTACTTCGAATGAATAAAgatcaaaatatttaaactacGTTTGACCATCAGATTAGGGATAGGGTTAAGGATGGGATGAGCTAGGATTTAAAATCCCATTGGTTTTCAATGTCCTAATCAAATGCTATGGTCATGTTTGGTATGTGGGAATGAAATGGATTGGAATGGAATGTTCATTTCTTCATTGCACATCGTTTTCTTATTATTCTCTTACATATGTTGCAAATGACATCCCTTCATTATTATCTTTTCCTTCATTTTGATGGAAGGACCATTCCCTCAATTAAGAAAGAGAATGGCCATTTCCTCATTTCATGTTATATATTGTGAACCATCACATatgttcttttactttatatatcaaagaatgtatataatatgatatcttgataaataagtctatattcctttattttatgatgattattaagtaaaattacattttttgaCTCAATGCTATTACATTTCCCTATATAGAATCCATTCATTTCCAttccattcaattcaaatgcCGTGTACCAAACGGGCCCCATGTGTTTATGTTTAGGATTAGGTAGGATATTAGATTAAAAGACTAAAATATCCTTTacctatataataaaaagacTAATATATCCTTAGAATaactattaaaaatatatataaaaacatattctgaaattaaaaatttaaaaaaaagaaaaaaccaaaAGGTAGAGGAAGAACAGGGGGcggtaaaaattaaagaactgAGTAATATGTTTACTTCAGGGGATCCTCAAATTAAATGCGTTACCACTTTAGCATCCAATTAGAAAAGCAGAGACATTCTTCATGAATCTTGCTAATAATGTAGAGTATTCCCATAAGAAATTAGAGCAATCGGTCCTCTTTCCCGTACACGacgagggaaaaaaaagtaatgggTTACTTTTGGTGAATGTGTCGTGAGGAAGCTCAACTATGAATATAGGAAAcacataattaataattttacggTCCGGTGACCCTTTTTCATTCGACACTTGACAAGACACTGTCGAGGATATTAATTccacttaaaaaaaatgaatcaaaatctattgatttatatgagatttagaTACCACcacttgagcttttaagtgaaaatgggTCCGAGCCCGTATAAGTCCAATGTAAATTCAATAGGCTATCAAAGCCTAGATTACGCGTATGCGTGCCTATGAACGTGTGAGCACCCACACTACGCTAGGCCCAGTATATTGAGTGCAATCAAAGTGTGCCTCGAGTTAGTCCTTCTCTAGTCCGAGCACGGAAAAAGAGCCCGGCTTGAGGTCGATTATTGAGGGTGGGTGTTTAAGAACAAGTGATAATGTGTAGGCACAAATAGATCACACGTTGCACGTAAAGACGAGTGTTGaggatattaattttatatagaaaatatgaataaaaatttattaatttatatgaaatttggataccaccacttatcaactggaacttttaagtggaaataaGTATGAGTCTGTATAAtctatgaaaattcaatagatACTGTACCCATAGATGCTTCTTGAGTTGCGATAGCACAAATCATCCCAAGCCGACTATACTGTTCTCTTCTTGTCCTGAAAGTGTGTGCCCGACGCCGCCCTCTCGTCTCCTCCGACAAatttacctatatatatatatatatatatagatgtgtgtgtgtatatatacatatacacgcACAACATAGACAAGAGCTCTCCCTTGTGTATCTTCCATAGCTTTTGGTACCAGAAACAGGAAGCCTGGGGCCTATCTAATGTCAATCTGACCCAATTCAAGTAAGAAGCCCAGTCCTACCAACCAAATATCGTATCATATTATGATTCAGTTCAGTCTAGGCCCACTAGAGATTTAAAGTTTACAAATATCAGTGTTTGTGTTTATCAATTATCATTGTTTCGTGAAGTCACATGATTGTAAAATATTATACTAATTAATTGAAAGAATATATACGTATATTCTattgtaaattattattaagagCAATAAATAACCTAATATATCTATACTACtaccaaagaaaagaaaaaaaaattgtccaaCATTCAATTATGGAAAATATCTATTGCAGACAATTTAAAAAGATTTAGAGACGTTATATCAAAGCAAAACCGAACATAaatcaatcttttttttatatttttaatcactcaattcctttttttttctcctttcttttctttcttctttgcCAAAATTCAAGTGGGGGTGGAAATTTTTCGGGCAGCCGATAGCAAGAAAACAAGCCCGGCACGAATACTTGTGTTTTGTCATTATCAGGCCAGCTCAATAAGGCCCGCAAAGTTATCCGATCAGCACGGTGCGGTGACCCGCAAATTTTTATTGTGCTATTTGGGTCATATAGTATTATCATGTCTCATTGGCTCGATAAGTCGTCGTGACATCGAGCCATCGTTTCAACATGTTTCATTTTCTTGTCATGCTTATGGACCATCCCACGAGGCCCACTAAACATTTCGTGCCGTGCCAAGCCAGTCTTTTACTGTTCGAAAATTTTTCATGTCATGCAACCTGATCGGTGGCATACTAATGTTATTCTATCGGGCTAGTCCTTTGTTAAATAACCTCGAAAACAACCTGAGTTGCCATCCCTAAAACTAAGAAATCAACCACCTTTCCCacacaaaaatatattaaatgagACTAACACGTATTCTATAGTTTATAACTACATTCAGAGTCTATCACATAATTAGGTGGAGTTCACGATACCTGTTTCTTTCGCACTTTTTATCGATATTTGATTGGAACTTGCACATACTACATTGGTATGTTAGtctcataattcaattatGAGATATTAATTATGGACCATCCCACGAAAACATGGCCAGTATATAATTGACGAGGACATTTCTTTTATTACATGTAACTTCTGCATATGAATATGCAGAGTATTCTCTCAAATGTGATCATTAAAACGAGTTGAAGGCATTTTTCCAAGTATGAGTAagatttataatatatatatattttttaagcaCATTTTCTTCTCAATCGTGCATGGTCAGGATATTCCTAATTTCAGAAATGGAAGAACATTTTGCCGCTATATTCAACATTTTGTTTTGAAACAATAATGAGTTTATTAAAATCTAAAACATCGTATATCAATTATCAccttataaaattaaatacttttggcaataacaataaaataagACAACAGATCAATGCCACCGTCTAATGTACAGCACATCTGTTCCGAGGACACTGCGAACAAAGGTCCTTAGACTGGAGCGAGGTAGATCAATCGGACGTCATTTTACTTAGGAATGTTAGGAGCAGGAACTATACCCCATCTCCTCCTGACATCATCGAGATCCTCGTGAAAGTGCTGCTCATAATACACGCACATGAGATCAGTGCACCGAACGCCTGCTTGAACTGCCCAGGGAAAGTAGTGTTTGAAGAACACCATCCTCTGCTTCTCATTAAACCGAGCCGTGCCTCCCACGACGGAGAGAAGACACATGGGGAGGTACATCTGCTCAAACTCGACGACCTTGAGGGCTGACTCGCCGAGCAAGTTCGTGGGAAGGCCAAAGAGGGTGTGCCAAAAGTCGTGGATCTCGCGGGCCCTCATGGCCACGTAGGCCAGCTCGTCCGTCTCCATGAATCGGACCGGTAGCCTGTCATCAGGGGAGAAGTTCCGAGATCCCATGAAACGAGCATACGCAGCTCCGAAGGTATTCTCTGGTAGGTCCCATGCGTGTCCCACCTTAGAAGATATTACCCGTGGCCTTTCTAGCAGAACTGCCTGCTTAGGAGGTGCCATACAGAATATAATTAGCTCAGTAAGAGAAAAGGTATATACATACagaataaaaaggaaaacaaactCAAGACTATATGATATACTCGATATTTCAACTTTTAGCATCATAGGGAAGAGGACGTCTAGAACAACCAAAGAATATGACCAACAGCTGCTCGAAGAGCACACATGTTACATGCCCGGCAAAGTCTATTTACCGAAATTGATTCTAACAAGTAGTCAAGCAGCAACACCCATAACAGACCGATGAAAAGCCCCTATGCCTTGACTCTAGCATAAACAAATCAACCGTCTTTTAAAcataatgaatagtttagaAATAGCTTCCCTATTCGAAAATAAAACCACCCAGTTTGCATCTATTGCATATACTAAGCAATGAAGATGAAATTTAAAGGAGTAACAGGTACTGTAACAAGTCTTACTCGGCCTTCAGGACTGTTCTTCATCCTCTCAAGCACTCTTTCAAAAGCAGGTTTTCCTGTTGTCTCTCCAAGAGCAGCTATAAGATCCGCCCTCCGTGGATCGAGCAAAGCACCCACCGCCGACCCGACAGCAACGGCTGTCTGCTGCCACCTGTTCAGGTGGACCCGAGCTCCTCCTATCATAGCTATTAACTGAGGTTAAGAAAACAGATAACACAACTCAGACTTAACCACAGCTTTTTTCTTTGGATGGAGACTTTCGTTTATCAGAGAAAAGTATGTACACGGTACATCTCAGCTTATCCAGAAAAACAAGAGCATTAGTAAAGAATACACAGCAATATGACTATAATCCTAATTCACTGGCTGCCAATGACGAATTCTTCTTGTGGTCCAGCTTTGGCAGGGATAAGACTTGAAGCAAAGATGCCAGGAACTGGGGTGTGATCTTCTTCTAAAAGACTCTCGTGTATCTCTTTCTTCATGCATGATAAATGTAACCGGACCAAAGCAACTTGAGGATAATCACATCTAATTTCTCTCCTTCAGTGACATTACCTGAGAAAATTCTGAGCTCCAACAGCTGATTCTCCAATATACTCCAACTCTACCATGAGAACTGACCAAAATTGCTTGTGTAACCGAGCATTCAAAAAACAGATAGTCTCGTGTTTCATCAGTAACAGGAACTCAAGTGAACCCCCCCAGCTAAGCAGGCCTAATCTCACCTTTAAGCCTGTCCAAAATTGTCATCCAGCAGACTTAGCAGCATGCGGAATATTTCCTGAGACCCACAGCACTTTACACCAGGGAATGTTGCTTCTTTTGGCTCGGAAAGCATCCCAAGCTGATGGAGAAGTACAGTTCCCAAACTTGCTAACACTCCATATAACAGCACCTTCATGGTGCCGAGTCACTTGCTTAATAAGATCCTGAACCTCTCCAGCTTGTGCATCTGCTATACTAGGCGAAGACCACTGCCCATTTCTTAGCACAAGAGCTACCTTGTCATTCTTCGGTATTGTTGGAAAGCAGTCCATTCCCCTCGTGCCATAATCACTTAAAAGGCCAAATGGAAGCCAAGGTTCCAACCAGAAGAACACATTATCCCTAGTTCCAATTCTATAACTTATTCAAGGCTTCACAAACTTCCACAACTGCAAAACTTTTCTCCAGCTCTAAGAGCTGTCATTAGGGACCTTAGAGTCCAAAAACATCTCTTATGTACCTATAGCTTGTGCACTAGGCTGTCTGCAGAATGACAACATATTATACAAATCATGCAAAGTCGATATGTGACCTGGATTTGCATAACCGCAAAACAAGACTTAATTGTCAGGATCACTGTTTGGTTCATGTGATTCTAACAACTAAGCCGTGTTTTGCAGTTATGCACATCCAACAGTGACTCTAATATGCACTATTAGCCTGTGCACACACATTGAATACCCAAACCGACACATTAGCATCGACAATTGCGAGCGTAGAGCTCATTCCAAGCAAATCATTTACTACCAAAGACATCTAAAAACTTGCATTACAGCCTAGAAGCACATCAGCTACAAGAGCATCATGGGCCCACAATTCCACTACATGACAATATCTCGGAACCATGGCCTAGACATACAAACCGAAACGGCAGCAACCCAAAACTGAAATGCCCCCCAACAGCAAAATTTCGGTTGTGTTGTGGAATTCCTTGCTTCCTCAGCATTTCAAACTGAGTGGGAAATAAAAGAATTGTTCTTGTAGCAGTTCAAATTGTTCAAGCAACCTCTTAAGAGAAGCTAAACTGCTGATCCTCTCAAATCCTTCACCAAAATTCAAACTTAAAGCTGCCACTTGGGTTTCTGCGGAATCAGCATAAAATCCATGGAAGCCGCCATTGCATCATCCTCAATTCATCAAGAATAGCTCCCACATCGTAGAATAGAAATCGTAAATAGAGCTGAGTATGGGCTCGAAATTGGCAAGAACAGGGACATACCGGATTCGAGGAATGGAGGACACGAAGTAGGTGGAGAGGGCGGCGTCAAGTGTAGGCGGAATGAAGGGGACGGCCGGCGGAGATAATGGTGGCAGCAGAAGGAGGTGGAAAGGACAGcgaccagaagagagagaacgCAGTGGATGGCAATTGACCGAGAGGGAGAGCACCCTGTCACCGGTGGCCGTCGACTCTCCGGAGAACCTTGCCAGAGAAGGAAGTTCCAGTTGATACCTCAGATGATCGACCGATGGACGGCAGCAAAGAGGAGGGAGGATGACGAGAACATTAGTCTGTGAGGGAGGGGTGGAAGAGCAAAACTCTTGACTAGAGACCCtattttgtgaaattaattTCCTTGGGGTCTGGTTTGCGAGGCcctattttatcttttataatttaacgTTTCACAATATAATTTGCCTTATTATTTATCAAGATAAAAGTATTTGTACTATGTGCCTCGTCGAGGAGGGTGGTGGTCACTGGCGAGCTCTTGGTGACCACCAATtagaatttgaatattttgattaacttttgtaataatttaaaactttagaagtaaaagtaataaaaataaaaatcaaagaatGCATGTCGGTTTTGAAGAGATGGTTGTCACCGACGAGACTACTAACATCACCCACGATTTAGAATCTATAACACAGTTACACAATCACAATAATATGTgaattctaattaatttttataataatttcaaaatatttaaataaataatcaataacaaataaataaagatataTAAGTCGTGAAAACCAATCTCGAGAGCTCATCAATGGCTACTTAGggccttttccttttttctttttctttttttattttttttctggatAGAAGGCTACACAGGGCTCGTTGGGGCCACCACCTCCTCGTAGGTATGTAATTTCTCTATCTTTATTTATTctattgaaataattattataaaagtgAATATTTTGCATAATGTTGAAATGGTGTCTTTCAATCTAACCAAAAtgtttaaatttttctaagaATGGAGCTAAAAGCCATTTCGGAGAACCTCAAAGGACGAAAGTGTAATCtaactaaaaaaattacacaagCAACTTTCACAAAGTTCTGGGATGCAAAGTGgtatgttaaaaaaatttagggaGCAAAATATAAATCTACCCTGAAATTGAACACCGACTCGGCGACTTCCCCCTCCGGCGAGTATAGGCAGCAGCGAAGAGAGTCTGTCCTCAGTTTCCGCTGGTTTCGCCGTTTCTGCAAAACCCTAGCGCGCCACTGTTCTCTgcaacgaagaagaagaaagaggagagaaaatttgaatttgattgaTAATCGCAGAGACCCATTTCAATGGCGAACAAAGCCGAAGCATCAGTGTCCGTGAAGGACGCTGTGTACAGGCTCCAGAACATTCTGCTCGATGGCATCACCGCCGAGGCTCAGCTATTCGCCGCCGGCTCGATCATGTCTCGCGGCGACTACGAGGACGTCGTCACCGAGAGGTCGATCACGAACCTCTGCGGGTACCCCCTCTGCCCCAATCCGCTGCCCTCGGATCGCCCCCAGAAGGGGCGATACCGGATTTCGCTGAAGGAGCACAAGGTCTACGATCTTCATGAGACCTACATGTACTGCTCGTCGGGGTGCGTGGTCAACAGCAGGACGTTCGCGGGGACCCTGCAGGACGAGAGGTGCTCGGTGCTGAACCCGGCGAAGCTCGACGAGGTCTTGAGGCTGTTTGATGGGTCCAGTTTGGGgcggaaggaggaggaggatgatggGGATTTCGGGCTTTCGAAGCTGAAGATTCAAGAGAAGGAGGAGGTTAAGAGCGGGGAGGTGACTACGGAACAGTGGGCAGGTCCTTCAAATGCGATCGAGGGTTACGTACCTCAGAAAGAGCGTAAGCCTGCACCACGCCGGTCGAAAGCTCAGAAAGAAGGTAAATACGAGTTTTGAGTTTGTAGGCATTGCATTACCTTGGTCTAAAATGCTTCTTTGATTACCCTATTAAAGTCCCATAGCTAACACAGCCTGAAATTGAATTGGGAGTGAAATCGAAGTTGGGTTTTAGTTCAGTGTAATGGAAGTTTTGGTCAATGGAACTGAGAAAACTGACTAGAATTTCAGAAATCAGAACGAATACGAAACTCGTGCACATAGGCAGAAATGGAGGCATTTAGGAGTGGAGTGGCTGTCTTTTCATACAGAGAGCAGAGGGTAGTGTGATTTTCGCGTGTGGTAAATGTACTTACCAAGCACTTATGTGTTCATCGGGTTTGCGGATTTATCTTATGCAGGACCTAAGCCTAGCAAAGCAAAGGTTGATAAAACCAATCTTATCATCAATGACTTCGACTTTGTGAATACTTGTATCACTCCAGATGAATACAGTGTCTCAAAATTACCACCGAGTTCGGTGGGGACAGCTTCCAGTTCGAAGTTAAATGAATCAAAGGAAGAGGGTAGTCAGGTGGACTCAAGGGATCAGTCTGCACAGAAACATAGAATTTCTAATGAAAAATCAGTCGAATTCAGAGAGAAGAGTAAGTGCATTTCCACAGCAGATGCTCCTTCGACTTCGAACGCTTGCCCACCCTGTTATGTTGAACCAATTGGTGAATTGGGTGATGATGTTGAAATTGTATATGGGAAACTGAGTTCAAATGGGCTTAAGTCTTCTCTCAAGTCTGTGGGTGCAAAGAAAGCTAATCGTTCTGTTACATGGGCtgatgagaaagaaaccaAGACGAGGAATAGAAATCTCAGCGATGTTAGAGAAATGGAAGATACTGAAGCTGGTCCTGTGATGTCAGACGATGAAGGCATTGAAGACGAGGGACATTTGTTGCAATTCTCATCAGCTGAAGCATGTGCTATGGCATTGAACCAGGCAGCAGAGGCTGTTGCCTCTGGCAAATCTGATGTGTTAGATGCTGGTATTCGATTCCATTCTAGCTTTTAATTCAGTTTTGATTTTCAATGCTTTGGATAACTggatttgttttaaatttcttaTGGATGTGACCTTGAATGACTGCTCAGTATCGGATGCCGGTTTAATAATATTACCTCCTGCACATGATGAGGAGGAAGATGAGTCTGCAGAGGATCCTGAGACTGTGGAAGTGGATTTAGCTGCTGTGAAATGGCCGAGAAAACCCAACATTCCAACTTCTGATTTGTTTGATTCCGAAGATTCATGGTTTGATGCTCCACCAGAAGGATTTAGTTTGACAGTGAGTGTcgttattcatatattttatttcaatttcatcagTGCATCTAGATTTTAGCT
Above is a window of Punica granatum isolate Tunisia-2019 chromosome 7, ASM765513v2, whole genome shotgun sequence DNA encoding:
- the LOC116213383 gene encoding putative RNA polymerase II subunit B1 CTD phosphatase RPAP2 homolog isoform X4: MANKAEASVSVKDAVYRLQNILLDGITAEAQLFAAGSIMSRGDYEDVVTERSITNLCGYPLCPNPLPSDRPQKGRYRISLKEHKVYDLHETYMYCSSGCVVNSRTFAGTLQDERCSVLNPAKLDEVLRLFDGSSLGRKEEEDDGDFGLSKLKIQEKEEVKSGEVTTEQWAGPSNAIEGYVPQKERKPAPRRSKAQKEGPKPSKAKVDKTNLIINDFDFVNTCITPDEYSVSKLPPSSVGTASSSKLNESKEEGSQVDSRDQSAQKHRISNEKSVEFREKSKCISTADAPSTSNACPPCYVEPIGELGDDVEIVYGKLSSNGLKSSLKSVGAKKANRSVTWADEKETKTRNRNLSDVREMEDTEAGPVMSDDEGIEDEGHLLQFSSAEACAMALNQAAEAVASGKSDVLDAVSDAGLIILPPAHDEEEDESAEDPETVEVDLAAVKWPRKPNIPTSDLFDSEDSWFDAPPEGFSLTLSPFASMWGAPFSWVTSSSLAYIYGQDESFHEEYLSVNGREYPQKVVLADGRSSEIKQTLAGCLARALPGLVADLRLPIPISTLEQALELDI